The Candidatus Limnocylindrales bacterium genome has a segment encoding these proteins:
- the gnd gene encoding decarboxylating NADP(+)-dependent phosphogluconate dehydrogenase, with protein MSTAKTEIGKAQFGLIGLAVMGQNLVLNIERHGYSVVVWNRTPEVVDEFLRTKAQGKKIIGTRSIRDFVQALERPRKIMLLVKAGDPVDWTIGQIKPYLEPGDIIIDGGNSYFQDTQRREKELAAEGLRFIGSGVSGGEMGALWGPSLMPGGEREAYEEIRPIFEAIAAKVDDGPCVTYVGPDGAGHFVKMIHNGIEYGDMQLIAEAYDILRRVLGLGADELADIFFQWNKGLLNSYLIEITAKIFTVKDPETGKPLVDLILDKAGQKGTGLWTSHVALDLGVAIPTIHAAIEARLLSNLKEERVQASQQIPGPQTGDPGISLSSYTGNKKELISAVHDALYASKICSYAQGMALIRAGSNRYQWHINLGEISRIWKGGCIIRAQFLDKIKQAYQRRPDLPNLLLDPDFRTWVSEAQPRWRQTVSLAQNLGIPLMAMSASLAYFDTYRTAHLPQNLTQAQRDFFGAHLYERIDKPELGPIHTDWASITGQQ; from the coding sequence ATGTCTACCGCAAAAACAGAGATTGGAAAAGCCCAGTTTGGCCTGATAGGACTCGCTGTAATGGGACAAAATCTGGTTCTCAATATCGAACGTCATGGTTATTCGGTTGTGGTATGGAATCGTACTCCGGAGGTAGTAGATGAATTTTTACGGACCAAGGCACAGGGAAAGAAAATCATAGGAACCAGGTCGATTCGGGATTTTGTTCAAGCGTTGGAGAGACCTCGCAAAATTATGCTTCTGGTCAAGGCCGGTGATCCTGTAGATTGGACTATCGGTCAGATAAAGCCGTATCTGGAGCCAGGGGATATTATTATTGACGGGGGTAATTCTTACTTTCAAGATACCCAACGGCGTGAAAAAGAACTGGCCGCAGAAGGTCTCCGCTTTATCGGTTCCGGTGTCTCCGGGGGTGAGATGGGAGCATTGTGGGGGCCTTCCTTGATGCCGGGTGGAGAACGGGAAGCTTACGAGGAGATCCGTCCGATCTTTGAAGCTATCGCGGCCAAAGTAGACGATGGTCCCTGTGTGACCTATGTGGGTCCGGACGGTGCAGGCCATTTTGTCAAAATGATTCATAACGGTATCGAATACGGGGACATGCAGCTTATTGCTGAAGCCTATGATATCCTGCGACGGGTCTTAGGCCTGGGAGCCGATGAGCTGGCCGACATCTTCTTTCAGTGGAATAAAGGTTTACTTAACTCCTACCTGATCGAGATTACGGCAAAAATCTTCACGGTGAAAGATCCAGAAACCGGCAAGCCACTGGTTGATTTGATTCTGGACAAGGCCGGTCAGAAGGGGACCGGCCTGTGGACCTCCCATGTGGCATTGGACTTAGGGGTTGCCATTCCAACGATCCATGCAGCCATTGAAGCCCGCTTACTTTCCAATCTCAAAGAAGAACGGGTCCAGGCAAGTCAGCAGATCCCCGGCCCGCAAACCGGAGATCCGGGGATTTCTCTTTCCTCCTACACGGGAAATAAAAAGGAGTTGATCTCCGCCGTTCATGATGCCCTATATGCCAGTAAGATTTGCTCTTATGCCCAAGGGATGGCGCTGATTCGGGCAGGCTCGAACAGGTATCAATGGCATATTAACCTGGGGGAGATAAGTCGGATCTGGAAGGGGGGATGCATCATTCGGGCGCAGTTTCTGGATAAGATTAAACAGGCCTACCAACGTAGACCGGATTTACCCAATCTCCTTTTGGATCCTGACTTTCGAACCTGGGTAAGCGAAGCACAACCCCGCTGGCGACAAACGGTTTCGCTGGCTCAGAACCTGGGTATCCCCCTGATGGCCATGTCGGCCAGCCTGGCCTACTTTGATACTTATCGTACGGCCCATCTACCCCAGAACTTAACCCAGGCCCAGCGGGACTTCTTCGGGGCTCACCTTTATGAACGTATCGATAAACCTGAGCTTGGCCCGATCCATACGGACTGGGCAAGCATTACCGGACAACAGTAA
- a CDS encoding B12-binding domain-containing radical SAM protein: MDFHPWDGPGHVLMGKGYKILLVNPPIYDFSAYDFWLKPYGLLRVAGYLRGKGELRLFDYLDRFHPQVPNSKRLRSDPWGRGQFYSEIIPRPAPFSQIPRNYRRFGLPRKYFQTFLMQEGPFDFALVQTVMTYWYLGVREVIEDIRTFSPQTKIVLGGVYATLCPQHAQGLGADLVIDGLELEPLWRFLKIAPDLQELPFWEGYENLKVGVLKLADGCPFRCTYCSVPQVYPKFQGRSLEYSLAELDFLHQREVQNVVFYDDALLFRSDKILIPFLQQVLKKEREVYFHTPNALNARFITKELAKLMIQAGFKTFYLGFESSAYEWQRRTGGKVYSEELIRAVDNLTWAGADLNHITAYLIIAHPQADQQHVEASMYFAHSLGIRLMLSEFSPIPGTPDGESCRPWVDLDEPLWHNKTVFSSRFLGEAEVNRLKGLCNQLNQRLENSLQDL, encoded by the coding sequence ATGGATTTTCATCCCTGGGACGGCCCGGGTCATGTTTTAATGGGGAAAGGGTATAAGATCCTGCTTGTAAATCCTCCTATTTACGATTTCTCTGCTTACGATTTCTGGCTGAAACCCTATGGACTCCTTCGGGTGGCAGGTTATCTCCGTGGAAAAGGGGAGCTTCGTCTCTTTGATTACCTGGATCGCTTTCATCCCCAGGTACCGAATTCTAAAAGACTTCGCTCCGATCCCTGGGGACGGGGGCAATTTTATTCAGAGATAATTCCAAGACCCGCTCCGTTTTCTCAAATTCCAAGGAATTACCGTCGGTTTGGACTTCCAAGGAAATACTTTCAAACCTTTTTAATGCAAGAGGGTCCTTTTGATTTCGCTCTGGTTCAGACCGTAATGACCTACTGGTATTTGGGAGTCCGGGAGGTCATTGAGGATATCCGAACCTTCTCACCCCAAACCAAAATTGTACTGGGAGGAGTTTACGCAACCCTCTGTCCACAACACGCCCAGGGTCTGGGAGCCGACCTGGTCATCGATGGGTTGGAGCTGGAGCCGCTGTGGCGCTTTTTAAAGATAGCTCCAGATCTGCAAGAACTTCCGTTTTGGGAAGGGTACGAAAATTTAAAGGTAGGGGTTTTAAAACTGGCCGATGGATGCCCTTTTCGTTGTACGTACTGTTCGGTACCGCAAGTTTATCCTAAGTTTCAAGGTCGATCCCTGGAATATTCTCTGGCAGAACTTGATTTCCTTCATCAACGTGAAGTTCAGAATGTGGTCTTTTATGATGATGCCCTCCTTTTTCGGTCCGACAAAATATTGATTCCGTTCTTGCAGCAGGTTCTGAAGAAGGAGAGAGAAGTTTACTTCCATACCCCCAATGCCCTCAATGCACGGTTTATTACCAAAGAGCTGGCAAAGCTCATGATTCAGGCAGGTTTTAAGACATTTTATCTCGGATTTGAGAGTAGCGCCTACGAATGGCAACGGCGAACAGGAGGAAAGGTTTATTCCGAAGAACTGATTCGGGCCGTAGATAACCTGACCTGGGCAGGAGCCGACTTGAACCACATCACCGCGTACCTTATCATTGCCCACCCACAAGCAGATCAACAGCATGTTGAGGCTTCCATGTATTTTGCCCATAGCCTGGGGATTCGATTGATGTTATCGGAATTTTCACCGATTCCTGGGACTCCAGATGGAGAGTCGTGCCGTCCATGGGTCGATCTGGATGAGCCTTTATGGCATAATAAGACGGTATTCTCCAGCCGTTTTTTAGGCGAAGCAGAGGTAAATCGGTTGAAAGGGTTGTGTAATCAGCTCAATCAAAGACTGGAAAACTCCTTGCAAGATCTATAG
- a CDS encoding nucleotidyltransferase domain-containing protein, whose product MPVRSLNSSVFKWPDAEMVDRAIRSWAEKIVQSRKEILQIGYFGSYARGDWGVGSDLDLIVILESSDQPFEKRTLTWDTGELPVPVDLLVYTREEWKKLGQEGRRFYQTVMKEAIWVYTRPGFTSFSVKTEIKEIPDKNGL is encoded by the coding sequence ATGCCCGTGAGATCCTTGAATTCGTCCGTTTTCAAATGGCCTGACGCTGAAATGGTCGACCGGGCCATACGTTCCTGGGCCGAAAAGATTGTACAAAGTCGAAAAGAAATATTACAGATAGGTTATTTTGGTTCCTATGCCCGTGGGGATTGGGGGGTAGGAAGTGATCTTGATTTGATTGTTATCCTGGAAAGTTCAGACCAACCCTTTGAGAAACGCACGCTTACATGGGATACCGGGGAACTTCCCGTGCCGGTGGATCTTTTGGTTTATACCAGGGAGGAATGGAAAAAACTCGGTCAGGAAGGAAGAAGGTTTTACCAAACGGTGATGAAAGAAGCAATCTGGGTTTATACCAGACCTGGCTTTACTTCTTTTTCGGTAAAGACAGAAATAAAAGAAATTCCAGATAAGAATGGCCTCTAA
- a CDS encoding HEPN domain-containing protein — protein sequence MPNRSRDWLNQALRDLEQAEDSRRAERHEWACFAAQQSAEKAVKALHLYLGQEAWGHAIARLLQELPATVPVPQGLVEKGRFLDNFYIPSRYPNGHPEGAPFEHYGPLQSEEAIRYAREILEFVRFQMA from the coding sequence ATGCCTAATCGTAGCCGAGACTGGTTGAATCAAGCGTTGCGAGATTTAGAACAGGCTGAAGATTCCCGCCGGGCGGAGCGTCATGAGTGGGCATGCTTTGCTGCTCAACAATCTGCAGAAAAAGCTGTGAAGGCTTTACACCTTTACCTGGGACAGGAAGCCTGGGGACACGCAATAGCCAGACTCCTTCAAGAGTTACCGGCAACTGTGCCCGTTCCCCAAGGGCTGGTGGAGAAAGGGCGCTTTCTTGATAATTTTTACATACCTTCCCGTTATCCCAATGGGCATCCCGAGGGAGCACCCTTTGAACATTATGGTCCCCTACAAAGCGAAGAGGCGATTCGATATGCCCGTGAGATCCTTGAATTCGTCCGTTTTCAAATGGCCTGA
- a CDS encoding sulfurtransferase — protein MGDETNLNSSSIYSRWPDRIDELLNSKGYTHPQLLFTPTQLFTRLKDPRLCLIDVRLSHEFARGHIPGAIHFDLYGISLIDTGPEASRAFMWMYQYLLQHRGVDFDKTVVFYENISGMKAARGFWFLEYFGHEDVHVLDGGFNAWVAAGYPVTTEVTEPKASHFQARPKPELFWNAEEVLKHLHDPDTVILDTRSEEEYYARNVRAARGGAIPGAVHLEWTHNLDEKGAFKPADELKAMYEAAGVTPEKDIVSYCQGGYRSSHAYLALRLIGYPKLHNYIGSWKEWGDRLDLPIEIPKP, from the coding sequence ATGGGTGATGAAACCAATCTAAATTCCTCATCGATCTATTCACGATGGCCAGATCGTATAGATGAACTTTTGAACAGCAAAGGCTATACCCATCCTCAGTTGCTCTTTACCCCAACCCAACTCTTTACACGGTTGAAGGATCCCAGATTGTGCCTGATCGATGTTCGATTGTCCCACGAGTTCGCCCGGGGACATATCCCGGGAGCCATCCATTTTGATCTTTACGGAATCAGTCTTATCGATACAGGCCCTGAGGCTTCTCGGGCCTTCATGTGGATGTATCAGTACCTCCTTCAACATCGAGGGGTCGATTTCGATAAAACGGTTGTTTTTTATGAGAATATCAGCGGTATGAAAGCTGCCCGTGGGTTTTGGTTTCTGGAATACTTCGGCCATGAAGATGTGCATGTCCTGGATGGCGGATTTAACGCCTGGGTTGCAGCCGGTTATCCTGTAACGACAGAAGTGACAGAGCCTAAGGCGTCTCATTTCCAGGCCAGACCCAAACCTGAGCTTTTCTGGAATGCCGAGGAAGTTCTCAAACACCTCCACGATCCTGATACCGTAATTCTGGATACGAGGAGTGAGGAGGAGTATTACGCTCGTAACGTACGTGCTGCCCGTGGAGGGGCTATTCCGGGGGCAGTCCACCTGGAATGGACCCATAACCTGGATGAAAAAGGGGCCTTCAAACCCGCCGACGAATTAAAAGCCATGTATGAAGCTGCCGGTGTGACCCCGGAGAAAGATATCGTCTCGTATTGCCAGGGTGGATACCGTTCTTCCCACGCCTATTTAGCTTTGCGACTCATCGGTTATCCGAAGCTCCACAACTACATAGGGTCGTGGAAAGAGTGGGGAGATCGGCTGGATCTGCCCATCGAGATTCCAAAACCATAG
- a CDS encoding NAD(P)-dependent oxidoreductase, whose amino-acid sequence MKKRVGFIGLGVMGRPMARNILKAGFPLTVYNRTQEKTRELVSSGAIAVNSPRAVGENADVVITMVSDSPDVKEVILGDQGVLQGAKKGTIIIDMSTISPMVSKEIAEQVKARGCYLLDAPVVGSKKAAEEASLGIMVGGDRKIFEDCLEIFQAMGKKITYMGGQGMGAYTKMCIQLMVGATMEAVAECLALGAKAGLNLNDLKECTLAGGAKTGNMEMRGPKIINRDFETHFALKHMCKDLKLVLATGDELGVPLPLAATALEMFKAARALGHGEEDVSSVIHAIEALAGIRVGGHQNNQL is encoded by the coding sequence ATGAAGAAAAGAGTCGGATTCATCGGACTGGGAGTTATGGGAAGGCCCATGGCCAGAAATATTTTAAAGGCGGGTTTCCCTCTGACGGTTTATAATCGAACCCAAGAAAAAACCCGAGAACTGGTGTCCTCAGGTGCAATAGCTGTGAATTCTCCCAGGGCTGTTGGAGAGAACGCAGACGTTGTCATTACCATGGTTTCCGATTCCCCCGACGTGAAGGAGGTTATTTTAGGGGATCAGGGCGTGCTCCAGGGGGCCAAGAAAGGGACTATTATTATTGATATGAGTACCATTTCCCCTATGGTCAGCAAGGAGATTGCAGAACAGGTCAAAGCCAGAGGTTGTTACCTGTTGGATGCTCCGGTGGTAGGAAGTAAAAAGGCAGCCGAGGAAGCCAGTCTAGGGATTATGGTCGGTGGGGATCGAAAGATCTTTGAAGACTGTCTGGAAATTTTCCAGGCTATGGGGAAAAAGATAACTTACATGGGAGGCCAGGGTATGGGCGCTTACACGAAAATGTGTATCCAGTTGATGGTGGGGGCAACCATGGAAGCCGTTGCCGAATGCTTAGCCCTGGGTGCCAAAGCGGGACTTAACCTGAACGATCTTAAGGAGTGTACCCTGGCCGGAGGTGCTAAAACGGGTAATATGGAGATGCGAGGCCCTAAAATTATCAACCGGGACTTTGAAACCCACTTTGCCCTCAAACATATGTGCAAGGATCTGAAGCTGGTTTTAGCAACGGGAGATGAACTCGGAGTCCCCCTTCCCCTGGCTGCAACAGCCCTTGAAATGTTCAAAGCAGCCCGTGCCCTCGGTCACGGGGAAGAAGATGTATCCTCGGTTATTCATGCCATCGAGGCTCTGGCCGGAATTCGAGTAGGTGGTCATCAAAATAACCAGTTGTAA
- a CDS encoding citrate synthase — protein sequence MAPKETLTITDNRTGKTYEIPITHGAIRALDLRQIKVSEDDFGLMTYDPAFMNTAYCQSRITFIDGEKGILWYRGYPIEQLAEKSTYLETAYLLLYGELPTRSQYEEFVYIITHHTMVHENIRKFMDGFRYDAHPMGMLLSTVGALSTFYPEAKNIFDPKIREIQIHRLIAKIPTIAAFAYRHGIGMPYSYPDNDLSYTGNFLNMMFKMTELKYQPHPVLERALDVLFILHADHEQNCSTNAMRTVGSSHVDPYSAVAAAIAALYGPLHGGANEEVLKMLNQIGSKSRVPEFIKHVKAGEGRLMGFGHRVYKSYDPRAKIIKKIADEVFEVTGRNPLLDIALELERIALEDDYFVTRKLYPNVDFYSGIIYQAMGFPVDMFPVLFAIARTVGWLAQWEEMLLDKEQKISRPRQIYIGPQKRDYVPIEARS from the coding sequence ATGGCACCGAAAGAAACGCTAACCATCACGGATAATCGTACGGGGAAAACATATGAGATCCCGATTACCCATGGAGCTATTCGTGCTCTTGATTTAAGGCAGATTAAGGTATCGGAGGATGATTTTGGGTTGATGACGTACGATCCGGCCTTTATGAATACTGCTTACTGTCAAAGCCGAATCACCTTCATTGATGGGGAAAAGGGAATTTTATGGTACCGGGGTTATCCCATTGAACAACTGGCCGAGAAGAGTACTTATTTGGAGACTGCTTATTTACTCCTCTATGGAGAGCTACCAACCCGATCTCAATATGAAGAATTTGTCTACATTATTACCCATCATACCATGGTTCACGAAAATATCCGTAAGTTCATGGATGGATTTCGTTATGATGCCCACCCCATGGGAATGTTGTTGAGTACAGTAGGAGCCCTCTCTACGTTTTATCCGGAGGCTAAAAATATTTTCGATCCCAAGATTAGAGAGATTCAAATTCATCGCCTCATTGCAAAGATACCCACCATTGCCGCCTTTGCCTATCGCCATGGAATTGGAATGCCCTACTCTTATCCGGATAACGATCTCTCCTATACCGGTAACTTTTTGAACATGATGTTTAAGATGACCGAACTTAAGTACCAACCTCATCCGGTTCTCGAAAGGGCTTTGGATGTTCTGTTTATCCTTCATGCAGACCATGAACAGAACTGTAGTACCAATGCCATGCGAACAGTAGGCAGCTCCCATGTAGATCCTTATTCAGCCGTTGCTGCAGCCATTGCTGCTTTGTATGGCCCTTTACATGGTGGAGCCAATGAAGAAGTATTAAAAATGCTAAACCAGATTGGCTCCAAAAGTCGGGTTCCTGAATTTATTAAGCACGTTAAAGCCGGAGAAGGCCGTCTGATGGGATTCGGACATCGGGTTTACAAATCCTATGATCCCAGAGCTAAAATTATCAAAAAGATTGCAGATGAGGTCTTTGAGGTAACCGGAAGGAACCCACTGTTGGATATTGCCCTGGAGTTGGAGCGGATCGCTCTGGAAGATGATTATTTTGTAACCAGAAAATTATATCCTAACGTCGATTTTTACTCGGGGATCATTTATCAGGCCATGGGATTTCCTGTAGATATGTTTCCGGTGCTCTTTGCCATTGCGCGGACGGTGGGGTGGCTTGCCCAGTGGGAAGAGATGCTTCTGGATAAGGAACAGAAGATCAGCCGTCCTCGACAGATTTACATAGGTCCACAAAAACGTGATTATGTACCTATAGAGGCGCGGTCTTAA
- a CDS encoding ABC transporter substrate-binding protein — translation MKPWVTFLLELLALAGMLSCSTSEKQSYVAPKETPTTPTERDILPKSSVNWIGHWLGQDKRETLVREVAREFEFLNPEIEVNLKFPQEIFGNRSKALIAKQYADRIRKGNLDWDVIWMDPGIYQLVAQDLGDAEWGKKYLVNFEEVDGFKETQKPFILEDPIYKNQTGGILIGPFIEGFYWALFYNTEVAKRIGIEIKQEDMTFDDLLGYVKKVYEYRQKNHVDIAAFYEARDAFSLGVLFQSLVTSELRDFRKVKEEVTSEEKCAALLKTFRAFEELGKYDPLIPSHASNLWFETKHLALEDKVLFQIGGTWMYNTWRQISEDKMKKMIPAELPVFQEVNYYPGGYIPTWAVFKDAPHRDNGIKLLLFWSTPKVAEKWVRYTKSPTGLRGHFSTPEIGADVFEKFQHRITTKYGKNVLAVSNAGYLLGKENRLLLKDISEKIIELLEGRTTAETAYHEVIVKAGLEKN, via the coding sequence ATGAAACCCTGGGTCACTTTTTTGCTAGAACTGCTTGCCCTGGCGGGAATGTTGAGCTGTAGTACGTCTGAAAAACAAAGTTATGTGGCGCCAAAGGAAACTCCAACAACCCCTACGGAAAGGGATATATTACCCAAAAGTAGCGTGAATTGGATTGGACATTGGTTGGGTCAGGATAAACGTGAAACCCTTGTAAGGGAAGTAGCTCGGGAATTCGAGTTTTTGAATCCGGAGATAGAGGTTAATCTCAAATTCCCTCAAGAGATATTCGGAAATCGTAGCAAGGCTTTAATCGCCAAACAGTATGCCGACAGGATTCGTAAAGGTAACCTGGATTGGGATGTTATCTGGATGGATCCCGGAATTTATCAATTGGTGGCCCAGGATCTGGGGGATGCCGAGTGGGGAAAAAAGTATCTGGTTAACTTTGAGGAGGTGGATGGCTTTAAGGAAACGCAGAAGCCTTTTATTCTGGAAGACCCTATCTATAAGAATCAAACCGGTGGTATACTCATCGGACCTTTTATAGAAGGATTCTATTGGGCCCTTTTTTATAATACGGAAGTTGCCAAAAGAATAGGAATAGAAATTAAGCAAGAAGATATGACTTTCGACGATCTGTTAGGATATGTTAAAAAGGTTTACGAATACAGGCAGAAGAACCACGTGGATATCGCGGCATTTTATGAGGCCAGGGATGCATTTTCCTTGGGGGTTCTGTTTCAAAGCCTGGTCACCTCAGAGCTTAGGGATTTTCGTAAAGTAAAAGAAGAGGTAACCTCGGAAGAAAAATGTGCAGCGTTACTGAAGACTTTTCGAGCCTTTGAAGAGTTAGGGAAATATGATCCCTTAATCCCTTCCCATGCCAGTAATCTCTGGTTTGAAACGAAGCATCTTGCCTTAGAGGATAAGGTACTTTTCCAGATCGGGGGAACCTGGATGTACAATACCTGGCGTCAGATATCCGAAGACAAAATGAAGAAGATGATTCCTGCTGAGTTACCCGTTTTTCAGGAAGTGAATTATTATCCCGGTGGCTATATCCCAACCTGGGCGGTGTTTAAAGATGCACCCCATCGGGATAACGGCATTAAGTTACTGTTATTCTGGAGTACACCCAAGGTAGCCGAAAAGTGGGTACGGTATACGAAAAGTCCAACGGGTTTACGAGGTCATTTCTCCACTCCGGAAATTGGAGCCGATGTGTTTGAAAAATTTCAACATAGAATCACAACCAAATACGGTAAAAATGTTTTGGCAGTTTCCAATGCCGGGTATTTATTAGGAAAGGAAAACAGGCTCCTTTTGAAGGACATATCCGAAAAAATTATAGAACTCCTGGAAGGCCGAACAACGGCAGAGACGGCATATCACGAAGTCATCGTAAAAGCCGGATTGGAGAAAAATTAG
- a CDS encoding PAS domain S-box protein, with protein MPKTKRFQDSLIFKIGVVIVAVESIILFALGFYYINRFSNEIDERIHRQLQIPGILMGKGLLNYESVEDKKTMEQLVGETLIDALLIGINHKVFYSLNGDYVGRKITEIPDIKFMDRLDETLTEIEEMKISEGQKNYRISIAPIRLEDGKMVGFLYIKAGTDQLEHKKKILTMVFVAGSLFCILLTTCATVWLLHWIISKRIQNTLAYLKRVEAGHLETRIDPILSQDEIGLLQKGINSMVSEIEEQTRALQESEDRYKGLVESCPDAIFVEQEGKIVYVNPAGLDLFGYKAIFELKGYGLQDLFIRQDDNPIEKWISSTSETRSSFMEGKLTRKDGELIDVEVILTLTRYQGKPAVQIMVRDVTEIKNLRQKTQRMKQLADLGQLSATIAHEIRNPLASIRLGLERLSDRLAIPEAYKTIFSNIEQGISRIQAIIDGILDFTRPVIPDLKKVNLHDLLDSSLSSVQNELEQARIIIIKIYMPIQPYVLVDPYQMIQVFINLFLNAKQAMPSGGKLTIRTILRIPPANRRASFGSTQDKLPQDITDRVPLIEVQIEDTGKGIPPENLDKIFTPFFTTRANGIGLGLAVVSRILEQHQAQICVESQVGVGTKFIIKLPFPGDDYEKSYS; from the coding sequence ATGCCAAAGACAAAGAGGTTTCAGGATAGTTTAATCTTTAAAATAGGAGTCGTTATTGTTGCGGTAGAATCTATCATCCTTTTTGCCCTGGGTTTTTATTATATTAATCGATTTTCCAACGAGATTGATGAAAGGATTCACCGACAACTCCAAATTCCGGGGATTCTCATGGGCAAAGGTTTATTAAATTATGAATCGGTAGAGGATAAAAAAACCATGGAACAATTGGTTGGGGAAACATTGATAGATGCCCTGTTGATCGGTATTAACCACAAAGTATTTTACTCCCTCAATGGGGATTATGTGGGACGAAAAATTACGGAAATACCCGACATAAAGTTCATGGACAGACTGGATGAAACCCTGACAGAGATTGAAGAAATGAAGATATCGGAAGGTCAGAAGAACTATCGAATCAGTATAGCCCCTATTCGCCTGGAAGATGGGAAAATGGTTGGCTTTTTGTATATTAAGGCCGGAACCGATCAACTGGAACATAAAAAAAAGATCCTTACAATGGTTTTTGTAGCTGGCTCTCTTTTTTGTATTCTACTTACAACCTGTGCTACCGTTTGGTTACTCCATTGGATTATCTCTAAAAGGATTCAAAATACCCTGGCCTATTTAAAGAGGGTGGAGGCGGGCCATCTGGAAACAAGAATAGATCCTATCTTATCTCAAGATGAAATAGGCCTTCTCCAAAAAGGCATTAATTCCATGGTATCGGAAATAGAAGAACAGACCAGAGCACTTCAGGAAAGCGAAGATCGGTATAAAGGCCTGGTGGAGTCCTGCCCGGATGCTATTTTTGTCGAACAGGAGGGAAAAATAGTTTATGTAAATCCGGCGGGTTTGGATCTTTTCGGTTATAAAGCCATATTTGAGTTAAAGGGATATGGCCTTCAGGATTTATTCATTCGGCAAGATGATAATCCCATCGAAAAATGGATAAGCTCCACCTCTGAGACCCGATCTTCTTTTATGGAGGGGAAACTGACTCGAAAGGATGGAGAACTCATCGATGTGGAAGTAATACTTACCCTTACCCGGTATCAGGGTAAACCGGCCGTACAAATAATGGTTCGAGATGTCACCGAGATAAAGAATCTCAGACAAAAGACCCAGAGAATGAAACAACTTGCGGATTTGGGACAGCTTTCCGCAACCATCGCCCATGAAATTCGTAATCCCCTGGCGTCTATCCGTTTAGGTCTTGAGAGGCTTTCCGACCGGCTGGCGATTCCTGAAGCTTATAAAACTATTTTTAGCAATATTGAGCAAGGTATCTCACGAATCCAGGCCATCATCGATGGAATTTTAGACTTTACCCGCCCGGTAATACCCGATTTAAAGAAAGTAAACCTTCATGATCTATTAGATAGCAGTCTTTCTTCGGTACAGAACGAGTTGGAACAGGCCAGGATAATTATTATAAAAATTTACATGCCGATTCAACCCTACGTTCTTGTAGATCCTTATCAAATGATCCAGGTCTTTATTAATCTCTTTCTGAACGCAAAACAGGCCATGCCATCCGGTGGAAAGCTTACAATCCGTACGATTCTTCGAATTCCTCCGGCCAATCGCAGGGCAAGCTTCGGCTCAACCCAGGACAAACTCCCTCAAGATATCACCGACCGGGTCCCTCTTATAGAAGTTCAAATTGAGGATACGGGAAAAGGAATCCCTCCGGAGAATCTGGATAAGATTTTTACTCCCTTCTTTACTACACGGGCCAATGGAATCGGTTTAGGACTGGCCGTAGTTTCTCGAATTCTTGAACAACATCAAGCTCAAATATGTGTTGAAAGTCAGGTTGGAGTTGGCACAAAATTTATCATAAAACTTCCTTTCCCAGGAGACGACTATGAAAAAAGCTACTCGTAA